A DNA window from Phragmites australis chromosome 11, lpPhrAust1.1, whole genome shotgun sequence contains the following coding sequences:
- the LOC133884138 gene encoding uncharacterized protein LOC133884138, producing the protein MPNSTSHSSEDDTSSDDHIAQQIENDFDDRFAAAMDAQIEGQLLGTSRCRRRPGGTRRYIERNREEAHQRLVADYFSDAPVYTDAMFRRRYRMRRPLFLRIVEALGQWSPYFRQRTDALNKKGFSPLQKCTAAMRMLAYGCAADSLDESLRIGASTVLESLKKFVKGVNEVFGPDYLRRATPGDIQQKLQMGQAHGFPGMLGSLDCMHWEWKNCPTAWQGQFTRGDYGVATVMLEAVATHDLWIWYAFFGVAGSNNDINVLNQSPLFTKVLQGRAHPVQFVVNGKQYKMGYYLVDEIYPEWAAFVKSITAPQSARDKLFAKKQEAARKDVERAFGALQSRFAILRYAARYWHRSTLSEIMYACIILHNMIVENERDSYTHAGRYDLNYDQGGDHPIPEAEYHQGPIDGFNNLLERNDDIRDRSKHIRLKKDLIQHIWDRFGGGQSNN; encoded by the coding sequence ATGCCCAACTCCACCTCCCATAGCTCTGAGGATGACACCAGCAGCGATGACCACATCGCCCAACAGATCGAAAACGATTTTGACGATCGTTTCGCTGCCGCAATGGATGCTCAAATCGAAGGTCAGCTACTTGGCACGtctcgctgccgccgccgccccggcgGTACCCGAAGATACATAGAAAGAAATCGTGAAGAAGCCCATCAACGTCTAGTGGCAGACTACTTCTCTGATGCACCAGTCTACACCGATGCTATGTTCCGTCGTAGGTATCGGATGAGAAGGCCCTTATTTCTGCGTATTGTGGAAGCACTTGGTCAGTGGTCTCCATATTTTCGTCAAAGGACAGATGCCTTAAATAAAAAAGGATTCTCACCTCTACAGAAATGCACAGCAGCTATGCGGATGTTGGCTTATGGTTGCGCTGCTGATTCCCTTGATGAATCCCTCCGAATTGGTGCAAGCACAGTATTAGAGAGCTTAAAGAAATTTGTTAAAGGAGTGAACGAGGTATTTGGTCCAGATTATCTTCGAAGAGCCACACCTGGAGACATTCAACAAAAGCTTCAAATGGGACAAGCTCATGGCTTTCCAGGCATGCTGGGGAGCCTTGATTGCATGCACTGGGAATGGAAAAATTGTCCTACAGCATGGCAAGGACAATTCACTCGTGGTGATTACGGAGTCGCTACTGTCATGCTTGAAGCAGTCGCCACTCACGACCTTTGGATATGGTATGCCTTTTTTGGTGTCGCAGGATCAAACAACGACATTAATGTCCTGAACCAATCGCCGTTGTTCACTAAAGTCCTGCAAGGGAGAGCTCATCCGGTTCAATTTGTTGTGAATGGAAAGCAGTACAAGATGGGTTACTACTTGGTGGATGAAATATATCCTGAATGGGCAGCATTTGTCAAATCAATTACTGCCCCTCAAAGTGCTAGAGATAAATtatttgcaaagaaacaagaagcGGCGAGAAAGGATGTTGAACGGGCATTTGGAGCTTTACAATCTCGCTTCGCCATCCTACGATATGCAGCCCGTTATTGGCACCGATCAACACTTAGCGAAATCATGTATGCTTGCATTATATTGCATAACATGATAGTTGAAAATGAACGAGATTCGTATACTCATGCTGGCAGGTATGACTTGAATTATGATCAGGGGGGTGATCATCCTATACCAGAAGCAGAGTACCACCAAGGACCTATTGATGGGTTCAACAATCTGCTGGAAAGAAATGATGACATCCGTGATAGATCGAAGCATATCCGACTGAAAAAAGACTTAATTCAGCATATTTGGGATAGATTTGGAGGTGGTCAGTCGAACAATTAG